A genomic segment from Spinacia oleracea cultivar Varoflay chromosome 3, BTI_SOV_V1, whole genome shotgun sequence encodes:
- the LOC110798559 gene encoding transcription factor bHLH75 isoform X2 — translation MEELTTDIQKVLKPAAVFSQLNSELFNTFPGLNQSLSCHVQDYLSINNILNNVINTNQPNEQLPFHLPESISNHHNKLFCTNDETPATASQSPTGFVCGGGNKSIVKNKSAAGKKRKRKAGEDKEDVEKPKEVIHVRAKRGQATDSHSLAERVRRERINDKLKLLQDLVPGCYKTMGMAVMLDVIINYVQSLQNQIEFLSMKLSAASMFYDFNSPEAEAIENLQEIERAAREGQGGMLPRSWPF, via the exons ATGGAAGAGTTAACTACTGATATTCAGAAAGTGCTTAAACCTGCAGCTGTTTTCTCACAGCTGAACTCGGAACTATTTAACACTTTCCCTGGATTGAATCAGTCTTTGAGTTGTCATGTTCAAGATTATCTATCTATTAACAACATTTTAAACAATGTAATAAACACGAATCAGCCCAACGAGCAGCTCCCTTTCCATCTCCCAGAGAGTATTTCCAATCACCACAACAAACTTTTCTGCACGAATGATGAGACTCCTGCCACAGCTTCACAATCACCTACAGGTTTTGTATGTGGAGGTGGTAACAAGAGCATTGTCAAAAACAAA AGTGCAGCAGGgaaaaaaagaaagaggaaAGCCGGCGAAGATAAGGAGGATGTGGAGAAGCCGAAAGAAGTAATTCATGTAAGAGCTAAAAGAGGCCAAGCTACTGACAGTCACAGTCTAGCAGAAAGG GTTAGAAGGGAGAGAATAAATGACAAGTTGAAACTGTTACAAGATTTGGTTCCAGGGTGCTACAAG ACAATGGGAATGGCTGTTATGTTAGATGTAATTATCAACTACGTACAATCTTTACAGAATCAAATTGAG TTCCTTTCCATGAAGCTATCAGCAGCAAGTATGTTCTATGATTTCAACTCCCCTGAGGCGGAGGCGATTGAGAATCTGCAG GAGATAGAGAGAGCGGCTAGAGAAGGGCAAGGAGGGATGCTTCCTCGTTCATGGCCCTTCTGA
- the LOC110798559 gene encoding transcription factor bHLH75 isoform X1, translated as MEELTTDIQKVLKPAAVFSQLNSELFNTFPGLNQSLSCHVQDYLSINNILNNVINTNQPNEQLPFHLPESISNHHNKLFCTNDETPATASQSPTGFVCGGGNKSIVKNKSAAGKKRKRKAGEDKEDVEKPKEVIHVRAKRGQATDSHSLAERVRRERINDKLKLLQDLVPGCYKTMGMAVMLDVIINYVQSLQNQIEFLSMKLSAASMFYDFNSPEAEAIENLQRLTTTNLNCCDTQEIERAAREGQGGMLPRSWPF; from the exons ATGGAAGAGTTAACTACTGATATTCAGAAAGTGCTTAAACCTGCAGCTGTTTTCTCACAGCTGAACTCGGAACTATTTAACACTTTCCCTGGATTGAATCAGTCTTTGAGTTGTCATGTTCAAGATTATCTATCTATTAACAACATTTTAAACAATGTAATAAACACGAATCAGCCCAACGAGCAGCTCCCTTTCCATCTCCCAGAGAGTATTTCCAATCACCACAACAAACTTTTCTGCACGAATGATGAGACTCCTGCCACAGCTTCACAATCACCTACAGGTTTTGTATGTGGAGGTGGTAACAAGAGCATTGTCAAAAACAAA AGTGCAGCAGGgaaaaaaagaaagaggaaAGCCGGCGAAGATAAGGAGGATGTGGAGAAGCCGAAAGAAGTAATTCATGTAAGAGCTAAAAGAGGCCAAGCTACTGACAGTCACAGTCTAGCAGAAAGG GTTAGAAGGGAGAGAATAAATGACAAGTTGAAACTGTTACAAGATTTGGTTCCAGGGTGCTACAAG ACAATGGGAATGGCTGTTATGTTAGATGTAATTATCAACTACGTACAATCTTTACAGAATCAAATTGAG TTCCTTTCCATGAAGCTATCAGCAGCAAGTATGTTCTATGATTTCAACTCCCCTGAGGCGGAGGCGATTGAGAATCTGCAG AGATTAACAACAACAAACCTCAATTGTTGTGACACTCAGGAGATAGAGAGAGCGGCTAGAGAAGGGCAAGGAGGGATGCTTCCTCGTTCATGGCCCTTCTGA